The stretch of DNA AATATTTTTTAAGCAGTTGATTATAACTTTGAATTGATTCAACAACGGATTTAATACATTGTTGAGCTTGTTGCCCACCAAGTCCAATATAGTTGTGATTAAACTTAAAATCCTTACAAAGTTGAGCATAGCTAACAGAAACATACCTATCCTTAAATTCAGAACGATAGAAATCATTCTTATCAAAAAATTCTCTTCTAGGACATCGAGCAAAATGAGCCTGTCGAACAGAAAATAAAGTGGAGTTTGACAAATTATTAGACAGATGACAAGCCCAAATTAGATAGGATTCAGTTTCATCAGAAACATTACCCGAAAGAAGAATTTTTTGAGTTTGATAGTTAGGTTTTAAGTCCTCCATAAATACTCTAGATTAATTTGTTGTATTTTAGTATACAAAGTTAAGTAAATTGCCGTGTTTATGGAGTCCAAGCTACTTTGTGGCATCAACGGGACAAGTAAGTACAGAGACAGTAAAGAGGTACATACAAAATCAGCGTTCAGCTTAGGGAGACAGGGGGTTAAAACCCCTAACTTATTTTCATCCTATGGCTAAAGCCGATAGGCTCTCAATTGGAAGATTTTATGGTAGTATAGCAATACTGGGTTAGGTTAGGACAAAGTAAGCTAGTATTAGGATTAAAGCGATCGCTAAAAAAGAAGAAGAAAATGCCTGCTCCCTATAGCTACGATTTGAGAAAAAAAGCGGTAAATGCAGTAAAAAGAGGAGAGAAGAAAATAGTTATTTGTTAAGTTATTTGACCTCTTTTACCGTAAAATTATTTCTCTAATGTATCATAGATTCCATAAGCGTTTACTGATACAATACCACGATCTATTTTTCCAATACTTACCCAAGTATTGTCGAGCCACATAATCTGTTTTTGTTCCCTTCTTTGTATCTCCTGTTTCATCAATTACTACTGTAATTGCTTGTTGTTTTAATGCTTCAAGAGTTTGATTTAATCTTCGGGCTTTTAATTCTTCTACTGACCAAGGTGAATTAGCAATAAAATGATGTAATGATTGAGGTGAAGATATTCCGACAAATGAACGCTATTTCTGGTAAGGATTTCTTTTTAATTGGTGAGATAATTCCTTGATGTAAATATTTGAAGCATTCGTAACTTCTGACTTCAACAAATAAATCATTATAAGCCTGACAATATCGATCAATGATAGAAACTGTGGGTTAAGCATCTCTCTTTAAATGTTTGAGAATCTGTAATTCTATATCGATTGTCTCATCTAGCTTGTAGCTATCTGGAGTTTTGGTTTTCTTATTTTAATTCTCGGAGAGTGACATAAGAAGGATAACTGCCAGTTTGAAACAGCCCTATATCATAAAACACGTAGGAAATTATATTTTAAGTTGCTCTTACTAGAGTAGTAAAAGCAAAATAAACTAATGAACCACTGATAATTAACATTGAAGGAACAATTAAAGCAGCTTTTGCTTCGGAAATATTCCAAATTTGGGTACATCCAGCATAAAAAGTTAGAATACTATAACAAAAACCATAAATCAACAGAATTATTATTAATAAATTTAAGGATAGAGGTACAATAAAACCAAGTATTAAAGTCATTAAACCAAGCGGAATCAAAGCAGCCCCAACAATAAATATATCTCCTTCTATACCACCACTACCTCGACAAAAATTCCGCATTAAATTGGCAATTATAATTAAACTAAAAAAAGGAATTGAACCGAGCAGTAATAGTTCTAACCAAGGAAAATTAGTTTCTGCCCAAATCATATAAATACCATTGAGAAAAAATAAATTTGTTAAGGCAGCATAAATAATTCCTACTTCCATTGCTTGCTGTTTTTCCAAACGCGCAAAAGCAGGTAATAATCCTCCTCCTGGATTAAATAAATAAATTACTAAGCTTGTTAAAACATTACTTAATAAATTACCAGACCAGCCAAATAAATCGTTAATTTGCCAATTTTTTGGATTTAAAGCTTGAATATTCTTTTTAGTTAAACGATAAGCACTATGATTGCCTTGAAGACGAAATAGTTCTGCTGCCGTATGCAAATCTTCAACTGCTGGTATACTATCTTTTAAATCTCGATAGGCTATACCCCGATAATAATAAGCTTGAGCATAACTTTTTTCATGATAAATTGCTTGAGTATAAGAAGCGATCGCTGATTGAGTATAACCGAGACGATATCTCGCTCTTCCTTGATAGTAATGAGCTTTACCAACAGTCATATCGATTTCTAAAACACGGGAACAATCTTCAAGTACGCCTTGATTGTCTCCAAGTTTATACCGCATTTCGCAACGCTTGAGATACGCCTCTACAAAATTAGTATCAAGCTCGATCGCTTTAGTATAATAATCTATAGCTCTTTGATATTCTCTTTGTTGAGATTTTTGTACGCCTTTAAAATAGTAGTCTTGAGAAGTTGAAGCAGAATTTTTGATTCTACTGGTTTGATTGGTAAAAGCACGCTCACGATCATAGCGACGGCGTTTAGTTGTATCGGAAAGAACATTGTATGCTTGAGAAATCAGTTTAAATTTTTCTGCTGCTACCAAGTCATTAGGATTAAGATCAGGATGATATTGGCGTGCAAGACGACGAAAAGATGCTTTAATATCTTGAATAGACGCATCAGAAGAAACTTGAAGAATAAAGTAGTAATCTTCAGTTTTTGCCATTGATTTACCCTATTTTGATAACTAAACCTCCAAAAACAACCTCAATCTCTTCCATAAAAGTAACAGATTGGGCAACTATTGTAACTTTACTTCATCTTAATTGAAGGGGTTTGCTCTACAAAAATTATTACTATAATTTCTTACTTTTAGAGGTTTTTTAGTTAAATTGGTGGTTCTATCGTTACAATAATCTTTATTTTCTAAACAATTGTACCGAGTTATAAGTTTGAGCAACTATAGTGATGAAGTTTGTTTTTTTTCTTGTTTAAGTTGAGGAGGCCGATCAAACAATAATTTTTTTTTGAGAAGTGATTTTGAATAATTCTAATTAACTGCTTAAAATCTGAGCGGAAATTATTTAATTGTTAACCAGCTAATTAAAACTTGGTCTTTTATTTATTTGTATGCAAACTTTTTTAATTATTTGGATTGGACAAGTTGTTTCTTTATTCGGTTCTAAATTGACAGAATTTGCGTTAGGATTTTGGATTTTAGAACAAACTTATCAAGAAACTGGAACAATCTCTCAATTTGCTCTCACAATTCTTTTGATTTATTTGCCAAAAGTAATCATTTCTCCTGTGGCAGGAGTGTTGATAGACCGTTGGAATCGACGCTATGCAATGATTTTAAGCGATTCTGTATCAGGAATAATTACTTTAGTAGTAATGTTGCTGGTTTTCACGGGAAAACTACAAGTTTGGCATATTTATGTAGCAGTCACAATTAATTCTGCGTTTGGCGCATTTCAATTACCTGCTTATCTAGCTGCGATCGCTCAACTTGTTCCTAAAGAAAATTTCAGTCGTGCTAATGGCATGGTACAAGCTTCTAGTGGGGCAGCTAAAATTGCTGCTCCTTTTGTTGCTGGTTTGTTAATGAAAATGTTTGGCATTGAAGCGGTGCTATTTATTGATCTAACTACTTTTGTCGTAGCTTTAATTACATTATTAGGCGTTAGGTTTCCTAATCATAAACGAGCTAGTCATAGAAAGACCAAGATTATCGAACAAATTGTCAACGAAACTTTATCAGCTTGGAATTACATTGTCGCCCGAACAAGCTTACTTAAGCTACTCAGTTTTATTGCGATTAGCTACTTTACAACAGGAATGTTAGAAGTAGTTTTGTGGCCTTTATTATATAAACCAGACTCAACCACTGAATTAGGTTCGGTTCTTTCAATTGGTGGTTTTGGAATGTTGTTGGGTAGTATTTTAATGACGGTTTGGAATGGCCCTAAATATTTGGTCAAAACTATTATTATTTTTGTTGGTATTCAAGGAATAATTATTTTATTAAGTGGTTTAAAAATTTCAATAATAGTAGTAGGAATTGGTGTTTTTTGCTATTTATTTTCCTTACCGATTATTGTTAGTTGTAATCAAACCATTTGGCAACGTAAAATTCCCCCACGCTTGCAAGGAAGAATTTTTGCTCTACAACAAACTATTGAAAGATCTCTGGCTATTTGTGCTTACCTTTTAGCTGGACCTTTAGTAGACCGAGTACTAAATCCTTTAATGAATGAAAATGGCTTTTTAGCTCATAGTATTGGCAAAATTATTGGTACAGGATTAGGACAAGGAATTGCTTTACTATTAATTTTACTCGGGTTAGTTAATCTAGTTGCTGCTGCGATCGCTTGGCGACAACCACGCTTACAAAAATTAGAAAAGGAACTACCAGACTTGGGGAAGTCAAATTTTAAATTTGAACAATTTGATTTAACAGAACACCATAATTCTGAATATCATTTGCACAAATCAAATTAATTTTTTTTGTTCATTGCCATGAAAATTGCTATTATTACCTCTGGTTTTCTTCCTGTAATTGATGGAGTAACTGTTAGTGGCTGGAATCGCATCCAAAAATTAAGTGAATGGGGACATCAGGTATTATTATTTTGTCCCGATTATAGTGCGATCGCTTCAATTTATCCTAATTGGCAAGATTTTACAGGTAATATTTTACCTGGAGTCAGAGTAGTCAACTTAAAAAGTACTCCTTTTTTTGTCGAATTTGAACGTAATGTAGCTTTCTATTCCTATTCAAAATTACAGGATGAACTAGAAAAATTTAAACCAGACATTATTCATGTTGATGAACCAGAACGTTTATTTGTTGGTTTCTGGAGGATAGCAGGTAAAGATTATGCTAAAAAACATTACATTCCCTGTATTAGTTTTTTCAGAACCAACTTTCTTGAATATTTAGAAGACTTTTTTCCTTTGCCAACGGCCTTACTCAACTTTCTTAAATATATAGTTAGAAAATTAATTCTTTTTGTTTACAACTCCTACGATTTAACTCTGGTAACAAGTAAAATTACTGAGCCAAAAATTAAAGACATTGGCATTAAAAATATTTGCTATAGCAATTTGCTTGGTTTTGATTCTTCTAAATATAATCTTCAATTACGTCAAACAAATTTTTTTAAAACTAACTATAATCTTCCTGAACTAGACAATAAAATAAAACTAGTATTTTTAGGAAGATTAACACCTGATAAAGGTTGGAGTTTTACTCTTAAAACATTCCCAAAACTTTTTCAAACTATTGATAAAAATAAAATTGCTATTCTGATTATTGGTGATGGAGAAATGAAGACAGAAATTTGTCAGACAATCAGTCAATTTACTCCTCACTTTTATTGTTTTGGTAGAGTCGTTCCAGAAGAAATTCCTTTACTGTTAGTCAATAGTGATTTTCACGTTACAACTTCAGAAAAAGAAACCAGAGGACTAACTGTTCTTGAAGCTTTTGCTGCTAATATTCCAGTTTTAGCTCCTCGTGCTGGCGGAGTAGTAGAAAATATTCAAGATGGAATTAATGGATTTTTATTTACTCCCCAAGACCAAGATGATTTTATTCATAAGTTAAAAATATTAGTAGAAAATCAATCTTTACGTCAGCAAATGGGAATTCAAGGCAGAAAATCAGTGATTGGTAAATATAGCTGGGAACAGGCTGTAACAAATTTATTAAATATTTGGGAAGAGCAAATTATTCGCTATCAAAATATTATTGTTGATGGTTGACGATTATTAGTAAAGTAAAAAGCGCTTCGGCGTCAGAAACGTGAAACGAAGGATCAAAGGGCGGAATGCCCCGCTTGCAAGCCCCGATGGATTCCCCACACTTGAATTAAATTCAAGTGTACCGAGCGGTAAAAAACTGATAACTGGTGTACAGACGTTCCATGGAACGTCTCTACTGGTAACTGTCATAACCTAGCTTTAACCTACATAAAGCCTTAAACTTAATTTTGCAGAGTACAAAACAAAAGATTGCCAAACTATGACAATCTCCAAAATATCTGCATTTGATGTTGAACGTAAAATAGATAAGTCGTGCGAAAAATCATTCTTGCTGGGAACTGGAAAATGTACAAGACTCAAGCAGAGTCTGTTGAATTTGTGCAAAAATTTAAACCTGAAATAGAAGATACTGCTGAAGGAAGAGAAATTGTTTTATGCACTCCCTTTACCTCTCTAACGGCAATGTCCAAAATTTTACACGGCAGTAAAATTCGTTTAGGTGCGCAAAATATTCATTGGGAAGATCAAGGAGCGTACACTGGAGAAATTGCAGGTAATATGCTCACAGAAATTGGAGTTAATTATGTAATTATTGGTCATAGCGAACGCCGTCAATATTTTGGAGAAACAGATGAGACTGTTAATTTACGTCTCAAAGCTGCACAACGTCATGGAATGATACCAATTCTTTGTGTTGGTGAAACCAAACAACAACGAGATGCAAGACAAACTGAAAATGTTATTATCAATCAACTTCAACAAGATTTAGTTGATATCGATCAAAATAACTTAGTCATAGCTTATGAACCTATTTGGGCGATTGGTACAGGAGATACTTGCGAGTCTGTTGAAGCTAATCGAGTGATTGGGATTATTCGTAAGCAACTAACTAATCAAAATGTTCCGATTCAGTACGGTGGTTCTGTTAAACCAAATAATATTGATGAAATTATGGCACAACCAGAAATTGATGGTGTACTCGTAGGAGGTGCTAGTTTAGAAGCTGATAGTTTTGCTCGGATTGTTAATTATCAGTAGTTAAAGCTTGATGGCAACCTTTTTGGTTGCCTGGAAAAAGCAATTGTGCCAGGAGTCAAAGCTAATAGTTAAGAAAAAGTTTTGTCTCAATGAAATAATTGTATCTATTTTTTTTATTATCAAAACTTAATTGTTATTTTTTCTATTGCTGATTATTTTTGCTCAAAGTTCTCTAACTAACTTAATAAGGTTAGTTTTTTTTTGCTAATTAACTAAGTTTTATATTTATCAAAAAAAACAATTATTTTTTAGTTTAAAAATAGTAAATTAAATTCTAAAGTTTCATCAAAATAAAAAAAATATCTTTTTGGTATTTAATTATTTTTCAAAAAATAAAAAAATAAATTGTTTTAGTTTATTTTTTTGTTTTATATCTATTATTTACAATATTCCTTGTGTTTAGAGTGGTTTTTAAAAGTAGATTCTTTAACATAAATTATTATTTTTGTTTTTTAAAAATCTTAGCACTTTTGAGCTTATAGTTGATTTAATTATTAGGACATGAATAAAAAACAATTAACTGAACAAAACTTGATCTATTCACTTTGAGAAAAAAAAATAAATTAAAACTAATAATCTTTAATTCTTGTTTTTATAAAATCTTTACTCAATATTTACATAAATGTTAATTTTTATAATTGACAGAGTTTCTTAAGCAAGTTAACTTCTTATATAAAGCTAATTTTTATGAATCAAAAACTTACTTATTGTCTCACGAAAACAATTTGCTTTTTATAGCATTGGTAATCTAAGAGTTTACCTATTTTACACTTATTTTTTCTACCAAAAAGACTGTTCTATTTAAGCTATTAAACATATCATGACAAGACCAAAACAAGGTCAATTAGAATCAACCAAATCTCCTTTTCGACAACTAAGACTAGCAGCAAGACTATCTCAAGAGAAATTAGCTAGCCAAATTGGTGTAGCTGTTTCTACTATTCGTCGCTGGGAAAAAGGACAAGCAGAACCGACAATGACTGTGGCACAAATGAAAGCATTTTGCCAAGCAGTCAACAAAAACTTAGACGAGTTGCCAAATTCTTTTTTACCACCATCAGATTAGTTATTTTCTGATATTTGTAAACGGAATTGATTAAAGCAAACTTTTATCTAAGATTTTGAATTAAATACTATCGGTAACACTACTAAAATGAAAATTTGTTATTTTACAGCCAGGTATGACGTTGCTTCCGCAGCGTTGTACCTTACCGACAGCTTCTAAATTAGCAAGCATCTCTGGTAGGCTTTGATTAAAACGCAAATTTTTAACGGGATAGACTAGTTGACCATTTTCAATCAAGAAAGTACCGTCTCTAGTCATACCCGTAACTTCTAAAGTTTTGGGATTAACAGAACGAACGTACCAGGCACGACTAACTAAGATGCCTTGTTTCGTTTGTGCAATTAAATCTGAGAGGCTTTGTGACGAACCTTTCATGACAAGAGGATAAAAAGCTCCTGTTGCTGTTTGTTGTTGTTGCTGCGCCCAATAACGACTATAGGAAAGAGTTTGAGGTATGCCATCTTTAATGATTTCTAGATAATTATTACTTAAGCCATCACCAAAAAAAGTACTTCCTTGTAATAAAGGGTGAGCAGAGTTACGCTGTACTTGAAGTAGAGGGCTAAAAATTCTTTCTCCTACTCGATTACCAAATTGACCTTTTTGATCGCTCCGCGCCTCCGCTCTGCCGAGATCGCGACAAGACATAAAAGAACGGCCTTCATCTGCTGCCCTAGCATCTAAATTCCAAATCACCCAAGGTAATAAACTCCCCATAGCTGCGGGTTCAAAAATTACTGTATAGTTTCCTGGTTTGATGGGACGAGGTTGCCGAGATGCGATCGCTTTTTGGATGACTTCTTCAGTTATACTTTCAAGTGGTAATTGTTCGATACTCCAGGCGGTACGATTATTCCAACTAGAACCATCTTCTTGACGAGCGGTAAAACTAAAATCGGCTTCAGTAGTGCGATCGCAAACTCTTAATCCTGCCGAATTACCAATCGCTTGTAAGGAGACTGCGCTACTAAGAGTACCTGAACCATTTACCCCTGCATTTTTGGCACGCAGACATATTTGTTGTAGCATTTCGCCTTTGGCAAGAGGAGATAAACTAGCTGTGGCAAGATCAAACGCAGGAGTTCTTGATTCATAATTCTGGGGAGGAAGTAGTGGCATCCATTCGGGATCTGCTGGTGCAAAACGAGCTAATTCTTCTGAACGACGTACAGTTTGTTTGATTGCCTCTGGATCAAGTTCGGTGGTAGAGGCAGAAGCACTACTTTTGCCAAAATAACTAATAATAGATAGTTTGAAGCGATTTTTGCGAATATTTTGACTAATTTGATTTTCGCAAAAGCGACTTAAAGCAGATTCGCTATTGCTGAGGCTAACAAACACCCCTTCAGCCTGAGATTGTTTGATGGTAGATTCGATTAATGCTAAAGCTTCTTCTTGAGTGATGAGAGTGTTGGTTGTAGCTAAAGTCATAATTAATTATTCAGTAAATAGTAATTAGCTTAAATGAGATCTAGTCAAGCTAATGGTTAATGGTTGATTGTTTTTCCCTAATAATTAGTAATTTAGTTCTTAGTATCAATCTAAACTAGATAAATAACTATCTTGAATTTATCAAATGACTTTTTCTGCTCAACTAATCGCTTTAGGACAATATCTTGCTGGAGAATTTGACAATCATCCTCAAGCTTTAGCTCAACCTGCGTGGTATGTTCATTTGCGTTTGTGGATACGACCAGTACCTTTATTTACTGAAGATAGTATTACTTTATTTGCCGAACAAGCTAGCGTAGTCAATCTTAACCAACCTTATCGCCCTCGTCTTCTACGTCTTAGGGAAAACGAAGCTTCTCCTCAACAACTGCGAGTAGAGTATTATATGTTCAAAGATATCGAATCGGTTAAGGATGCAGGGACAAATCCTCAGCTTTTGCAGCAAATAACTTTAGAACAAATTGAATTTTTACCAAATTGCACTCTCAACGTAGAATTTCAGCACAATTCAGCAAATAAATATCATTTTAAAACTTCTCCCCAGAGTGACTGTCCTTGTAGTTTTAATTATCAAGGTAAAAACTTCCAAGTATTTTTGGGTTTTGAAGTGACTCCTGAAACTTTATTAACTTACGACAAAGGTATCGATCCTCAAACAGGTAAAGGAATTTGGGGTGCTTTACTTGGTGCTTACCAATTTACTAAAATCCAAGACTTTGCTGATGAATTATTAATTTAATAAAAACAAAGTAGGGAGAATTTATGAATCCTCCCTACTTATTCAAAAGATATTATCAATAAAACAATATGCTCAAATTACATTAAACCTAATTGAGCCAAAATTCCTTTACCAGTCATTAATTCAGTTGCGATCGTGATTATAAATCCTAACATCGCTAAACGACCATTCCAGTTTTCAGCAAAAGAAGTAAAACCAAATTTATTTTCTTGCTTTTCCATGATTATGAACCTTATGATTGCAGAAGTGTAAATTAGTCAAGTATTTGTGATTTATTGTAACTATCACCGTCAAAAATTGCAACATTTCTTTATACTGTGATTGAGGAGCTTTTTTTGTATTATTTAATATAGGACAAAAATAATTCAGCAAAACTCACGCTTAACTTAGCCTCTTAACTTTGAGCATAATTAAATTAATCATCCATCAGAACGTAGTAGCTAAATTTATCAACCTTGATTAAGACAGAAACTTTAGAGTTATTAGAATGGCATCGTTTGTGTCAACATCTTTCTACTTTTGCAGCTACCAAATTAGGAACAGTGGCAGCTAGGGGATTACAATTACCAACTACCAAAACAGAAAGTCTTCAATTATTAGCCCAGACTAAGGAAGTTTATAGTTTAGAACAGCAGTTAGATTCTAGCTGGTCGTTTAAAGGGATTGAAGATATTGGAGAATCCTTAGAAAGAGCGAAAATCGGCGGACTTTTATCTGCTCAAGAATTACTAGATTTGGCTACCACTTTGGCAGGAGTCCGAAGATTACGCAGAACTATTGATGCTAAGACAGAAGATTTACCAACTTTAACTCAATTAGTCACCGAACTACGGACTTATCCAGAACTAGAACAAGAAATCCATCATTGTATCGACGATCGCGGTGAAGTAACTGACCGAGCTAATCCCAAATTAGCAGAGATTCGTAGTCAAATAAAAAGATTACGCGACAAAATCTATAAAATTCTCCAAAATATAGTTCAAAAACAGGGAGGAGCAGTTCAAGAAGCGGTAATTACCCAACGCGATGGTCGTTTTGTGATTCCTGTTAAAGCACCGCAAAAAGATTCTATTCCTGGCATCGTCCACGATATTTCTAGTACTGGTTCTACTTTATATGTTGAACCCAATGCAGTAGTTCAGTTAGGGAATCAACTCAGACAAGCAGAAAGACAAGAAAAAAGAGAAGAAGAAGCGGTTTTAAGAGCTTTAACCGAAAAAGTCGCAGCAGTACAAGAAGACTTAGAACAATTACTTGCGATCGCAACAGTCTTGGATTTGGCGACGGCAAGGGCGCGTTATAGTTGGTGGTTGGGGGCAAATCCTCCTCGGTTTGTTGATGTTAATCAAGGAGAAACTGTAACCTTACGTCAGTTGAGACATCCTTTGTTAGTCTGGCAACAACAGCACGAACAAGGTACAGAGGTTGTCCCGATTGATGTGCAAATTCAGCCTCAGATTCGGGTAGTAGCCATTACAGGACCTAATACAGGAGGTAAAACAGTCACCCTCAAGACGATAGGTTTAGCTGCCCTGATGGCCAAAGCGGGTTTGTTTATTCCTGCCAAAGAACCTGTAGAAATACCTTGGTTTGAGCAAGTTTTAGCTGATATTGGAGACGAACAATCTTTACAACAAAGTTTATCCACTTTTTCGGGTCATATTCGTCGAATTAGTCGCATTATTGAAACGTCAAGCCTACAAGATTCCCTGATTTTATTTGATGAAATTGGGGCAGGTACAGATCCCGCCGAAGGTAGTGCTTTAGCGATCGCAATTCTGAAATATTTAGCAGAAAAAGCTTTGTTAACTATAGCAACTACTCATTATGGAGAATTAAAAGCTCTTAAATATCAAGATGAGCGATTTGAAAATGCTTCAGTAGAATTTAACGATCAAACTTTAAAACCTACTTATCGTTTATTGTGGGGAATTCCTGGACGTTCTAATGCCCTAACGATTGCCCATCGACTAGGATTAAAATCAGAAATTATTGAGGATGCCCAACAGCGAGTTGGAGTTAGTGCTTCCCAAGAGCTTAATTTGGTAATTTCTGCTTTAGAAGCCGAAAGAAGAGAACAAGAAAACAAAGCCAAAGAAGCTACTAAATTATTAGAACAAACCGAACGTTTTTATACGGAAGTATCAGCCAAAGCCTCTTCTCTCCAAGAAAGAGAAAGAGAATTAAAAATATCTCAAGAAAAAGCAGTTCAACAAGCAATTCTCGCAGCTAAAGGTGAAATTGCTCAAGTAATTCGGCGTTTACAACAAGGAGAACAAACTGCCCAAAAAGCCCAAAAAGCTACAGAGGAACTCAATCAAATTGCCGAAAGGGAATTAGCCAAAACTAAACAACCCAAACGAACCAAACCAGGTTACAAACCGAAAGTAGGAGAAAGAATTAAAATTCCTAGCCTCGGACAAACAGGAGAAGTATTAAGTATTGACGAGGAGGAAAAACAATTAACTGTTCGTTTTGGGTTGATGAAAATGACAGTAGCCGTTGACGAGATCGAATCCTTAGATGGACAAAAAGTTGAAACAGCAGTTAAAGCTAAAACTGCATCATCAACTAAAACCAAACCAGCAGCGGCCAAACCACCCGTAGCAGTGAGAACTTCCAAAAATACCATTGATTTAAGAGGTAGTAGAGTTGCCAACGC from Stanieria cyanosphaera PCC 7437 encodes:
- a CDS encoding endonuclease MutS2 is translated as MIKTETLELLEWHRLCQHLSTFAATKLGTVAARGLQLPTTKTESLQLLAQTKEVYSLEQQLDSSWSFKGIEDIGESLERAKIGGLLSAQELLDLATTLAGVRRLRRTIDAKTEDLPTLTQLVTELRTYPELEQEIHHCIDDRGEVTDRANPKLAEIRSQIKRLRDKIYKILQNIVQKQGGAVQEAVITQRDGRFVIPVKAPQKDSIPGIVHDISSTGSTLYVEPNAVVQLGNQLRQAERQEKREEEAVLRALTEKVAAVQEDLEQLLAIATVLDLATARARYSWWLGANPPRFVDVNQGETVTLRQLRHPLLVWQQQHEQGTEVVPIDVQIQPQIRVVAITGPNTGGKTVTLKTIGLAALMAKAGLFIPAKEPVEIPWFEQVLADIGDEQSLQQSLSTFSGHIRRISRIIETSSLQDSLILFDEIGAGTDPAEGSALAIAILKYLAEKALLTIATTHYGELKALKYQDERFENASVEFNDQTLKPTYRLLWGIPGRSNALTIAHRLGLKSEIIEDAQQRVGVSASQELNLVISALEAERREQENKAKEATKLLEQTERFYTEVSAKASSLQERERELKISQEKAVQQAILAAKGEIAQVIRRLQQGEQTAQKAQKATEELNQIAERELAKTKQPKRTKPGYKPKVGERIKIPSLGQTGEVLSIDEEEKQLTVRFGLMKMTVAVDEIESLDGQKVETAVKAKTASSTKTKPAAAKPPVAVRTSKNTIDLRGSRVANAEADLENAIASATESGVLWIIHGKGTGRLREGIHEFLKRHPQIERFELAPQNEGGSGVTVVYLK